The Diaminobutyricimonas aerilata nucleotide sequence AGGCCCGGGCGGCGTTCGCGCACACGGGTGTGCCCTCGCTCGCCGACGACTCGGGGATCAGCGTCGCCGCGCTCGGCGGTGCCCCGGGCATCCATTCGGCCCGATTCGCCGGGACCAGGGACGACGCCGACAATCGCCGGCTAGTGCTCGAACGCCTCGACGGGGTGGCCGAACGGGACGCGGAGTTCGTCTGCGCCGCGGCCTTCGTCGCCGAGGGCTTCGAGCACGTCGAGCTCGGCCGGTGGCCGGGCGTCGTGGGTGCCGAGGAGCGGGGGAGCGGCGGGTTCGGCTACGACCCTCTCTTCGTGCCCGCGGACGGTGACGGACGCAGCGCGGCGGAGCTCGGCGCGGACGAGAAGGACGCGATCAGCCACCGCACCCGCGCGTTCACGGCGCTGCTCGACGCGGTCGGCGACCGGCTGCGCTGAGACCGGCGCCGCAGCATCCGCTCGTCGGGTGAGAACGGCAGTCGTTCCCGAGTAGGCGAGGCGTCTGGCATATCCCGGGCGGGGTTCCTACGCTGGTGGGGTGAGCCACGACCACCACTCCCACGCGTCGGGCGACCGCCGCCGGCTGGTCGTCGCGCTCGCGATCGTCGCGACGGTGCTCGTCGCCGAGGTGATCGGCGCGCTCGTCTCCGGCTCGCTCGCGCTGCTCGCGGATGCGGGCCACATGGCCAGCGACGCGATCGGCCTCGTCGTGGCCCTCATCGCGAGCGTCTTGGCGGCCCGGCCCGCGACCGACCGGCACACGTTCGGCTTCCAGCGCCTCGAGGTACTCGCCGCCCTCGTCAACGGCGTCATCCTCGTCGCGGTTGCGTTCTCGGTCGGCGCGGAGGCCGTCCGGCGCCTGGTCGCGGACGAGACCGAGGTGCAGGCGACGCCGATGCTCGTCGTCGCCGCGCTCGGGCTCGCGGCCAACGTGGTGGCGCTCTTCGTGCTGCGCGGCGGCGATCGCACCTCCCTCAACATGCGCGGCGCCTACCTCGAAGTGCTCGGCGATCTCTTCGGGTCGATCGCGGCCGTTGTGGGTGCGCTCATCATCCTGCTGACCGGGTTCGCCTCGGCCGACGCCATCGCCTCGCTCGTGATCGCCGGGCTCATCGTGCCGCGGGCCTTCCTGCTGCTACGCGACGTGGCGCGCGTGCTCACCGAGTCCGCTCCGCGCGACACCGATGTCGCCGAGATCCGCAACCACCTGCTCGAGACCGATGGCGTCGTCGAGGTGCACGACGTGCACGTGTGGGCGATCACCTCCGGGTCACCGGTCTTCACCGCCCACGTCGTGGTCGACGACGCCCTGTTCGCGCGCGGCGATGCCGGCGCGCTGCTCGCGCGGCTCAACGGCTGCCTGGCGAACCACTTCGACGTCGAGCACTCCACGTTCCAGCTGGAGCCAGCCGGGCACTCGGCACGGGAGGGGAACGCTCATCGCTAGGCCGCCCGCCACCGTCGTCGAGGATTACCTCAAGGCGATCTACGCCCACACCGAGTGGCAGGACGACCCGGTCACGCCGTCGCAACTGGCTGAACGCCTCGGTCTCGCGCCGTCGACGGTCACAGAGATGGTCAAGAAGCTCGCGGCGCAGGGACTCGTCGACCACGCCCGCTACGGCGCGATCCGGCTCACCGATGCCGGTCGCCAGGAGGCGCTGCGCATGGTGCGGCGGCACCGCCTCATCGAGACCTGGCTCGTGGAGCGCTGCGGTTTTGCGTGGCACGAGGTACACGACGAGGCCGAGGTGCTGGAGCACGCCATGAGCGACCGCCTGCTCGACGAACTCGATCGGCAGCTGGGCCACCCGACATCCGACCCGCACGGCGACCCGATCCCGGATGTGCACGGCCGGGTCGACAGGCCGGATGCGGTGCCGCTCGCTCAACTCTCGGACGGTCGCGCGCTCGTTGCGCGGGTGAGCGACCGTGACCCGGAGATGCTGCGCGAACTGACGCGCGGGGGTGTATCGCCGGGCTCGATCGTTTCGGCCGGGAGCCTGGCGGCGGCTGCGACGGCGATCTGGGTGATTCCGCTCGACGACTGATCCTGCTAGTTTCGGTTCACCGAAACCAGGAGGGGTCGATGTCCGCCGCGCCGCCCGCTGCACCTCGCGCCGCTCTGCGCGTGCTGCCGCTGCTCGGGCCCGCCATGGTCGCGGGCGTCGCCTACCTCGATCCGGGGAACGTCGCGAGCAATATGACGGCGGGCGCCCAGTACGGGTTCCTCCTGGTGTGGGTTGTCATCGTCGGCAACGCGATGGCCTGGCTCATCCAGTACCTCTCCGCCAAACTCGGGCTCGTCACCGGCCGCAGCCTTCCCGAGGTGCTCGGCGACCGCATCCGCCACCGGTACGCCCGCTACGCGTATTGGGTGCAGGCGGAGCTCGTCGCGATGGCGACGGATGTGGCCGAGGTGATCGGCGGCGCGATCGCGCTGCAACTGCTGTTCGGTGTCCCGTTGCTCGCCGGAGGGGTCATCACGGGTGTCGTCTCGATGGTGCTCCTCGCCATCCACAACCGCCGCGGGTCGAAGCCGTTCGAGCGGATCGTCTCGACCCTCGTCGTCGTGATCGCGGTCGGATTCTGCGCCGGGCTCGTCGTCGGACCTCCCGCCGCGGCCGATGTCGTCGGCGGACTCCTGCCGCGCTTCGAGGACACGGGATCGGTGCTGCTCGCCGCATCGATCCTCGGCGCCACGGTCATGCCGCATGCGATCTACGCGCACTCCGCGCTCACCCGCGACCGCTTCGGTCGCGTCGACGAAGGCGCGGACCGCGCGACGGTGCTGCGCGCCACCCGCATCGACGTCACCATCGCGCTCGTACTCGCGGGGACGGTGAACGTCGTCATCCTGCTGCTCGCCGCGACCAACCTGCAGGGCGTCGCGGGCACCGACACGCTCGAGGGCGCCCACGCCGCGCTCGATGCGGCACTCGGTCCGGTGATCGCGACGTGCTTCGCCGTGGGGCTGCTCGCCTCCGGACTCGCGTCGACGTCGGTGGGCGCCTATGCGGGCGCGGAGATCATGCACGGGCTGCTGCGCACGCGAGTGCCGCTGCTCGCCCGCCGCGCCGTCACGCTCGTGCCGGCGCTCGCGCTCCTCGCGCTCGGCGTGGATCCGACCCTCGCCCTCGTGCTCAGCCAGGTCGTGCTGTCGTTCGGCATCCCGTTCGTGCTCGTGCCGCTCGTGTGGTTGACGGCGAAACGGGAGCTGCTCGGGTCGAGCGTCAACCGCCGCGGCACGACCCTCGCGGCCGCCGTCGCGGCGCTGCTGCTGATCGCGCTCAACGTGACGCTGCTCATCCTGCTCGCCACCGGCGGCTGAGCGGGCCCGCCACCGGCCGCGGTCGGCCCGGCGGGCGCGGCTCGCTCCCTGAGCCTGTCGAAGGGAGCCGTGCGGGGCCGCGATGTGCACTGAGCGCGGACGATTCGTCGGACGCGCCGTGCCCGCCGCGTGCACGTCGGCGTGTCGCGGTACGAGTCCGCTGTGGCTGCCGCCGGCGGGACGCCGGGGCGCGTTCTCGACCTGGCGGCACTCCGCGGTGCTCCGGGCTGCCGGATGTCTCGCGCTACAGTTCCGTGCTCACGCGCCGGACTTTTGTGGCGCTCGAGCGCGGAACTGTAGCGCGACGCGCGGAGACAGTGGCGGCAGCGCGGAACTGTAGCGCGACGCGCGGAGACAGTGGCGGCAGCGCGGAACTGTGGCGCGAGGCGCGGACGCGTCGCGGGCCGGGTGCGACCGCCGGAGTGGGCGGAGCGTCCCGGGTCAGTGCTTCGGGTCGTTCTCGCGGTTCTGGTCGAAGTACTCGGGCGAGAGGGCGAGCGACGCGGTGTCGACCGGCTCCGCCGCCTCGGTGCGGGCGCGACGCGCCTTGCGGGACGACTGGATGTAGTGGAACACCGTCGGCACGACCGCGGTGAGCACGGCGGCGAGCAGGATGAGGTCGATGTACTCCTGCACGAAGTCCGCCACGGGCGGGATGTAGCCGAGCAGGTAGCCGCCGTAGGTGAGCCCGGCGCCCCAGATGAGCGCGCCGATCGCGTTGTACAGCGAGTACTTCGCGTAGTTCATATGCCCGACGCCCGCAGCCACCGGGGTGAACGTGCGGACGATCGGCACGAAGCGGGCCACGATCACGGCGAGTCCACCGAAGCGTTCGAAGAACGCGTTCGTCCGCTCGACGTTCTTGACCGAGAAGAGCCCGGACTCCTTGCGCTCGAAGATGCGCGGGCCCGCCTTGTGCCCGATGAGGTACCCGACTTCACCGCCGAGGAACGCGGCGAACGCGATCGCGAGGCAGACCCACCAGATGTCCACGGGGAAGTCGGGATTGAACGCGAGCAGGCCCGTGATGATGAGCAGGGTGTCGCCCGGCAGCAGGAAGCCGACGAGCAGGCCGGTCTCGGCGAACACGATGAGGCAGACGCCGAGGAGGGCGAACGGCCCGAACGCGGTGATGAGCGTCTCGGGGTCGAGCCAGGGGATGAGCGCAGCGGGGGCCACAGGACTCCAGTCGTCGGGTGCCGGCGACGGCAGGCGGATATCCGTTCAGATTAGCGGGTGACGCTCACCTCGCGCCGGATGCGGCTGGTGCGGAAGGTGGGACTCGAACCCACACGCTCGAAAGCACAGGAACCTAAATCCTGCGTGTCTACCGGTTTCACCACTCCCGCTGATGCGCGATCAGTGTATCGACCGGGTGCGTCGCGCTCGTTTTGCGAGTCGCCACGGGCCTGTGGCATACTCGTCAAGTTGTCGTGACGGCCCCATCGTATAGCGGCCTAGTACGCCGCCCTCTCACGGCGGTAACGCGGGTTCGAATCCCGCTGGGGTCACCACAACGGGAAGCCCGGCTCCGGCCGGGCTTCTTGCATTACCGGAGAATTCGTCGAACTGGGGCTTGTGCCCCCCGTTCGGGGTGCGTCACGCTGTGCTCGTCCGGGCCGCTGGGAGCCCGGGGAGCCGGAGGATCGGCATGTCGACGTCGAGGCGATGGATACGGTCGGTTCTCGCGACGGGGGCCGTGCTGACGGTGGTGGTGGCAGGAGTCGCGGTCCCTGCGGCGGCGGCGGATACGGGAACGGCGGCCGTCGTCGAGTATCCCGCGGGCGGAGACGACTGGCCGCGGCCGGAGGCGGAGTACGGTGCTCCCGCGCCGGAGGCACGCCGGATCGAGATCTCACCGGCCGCACGCACCATCCGGGTCGAACCCGAGTTCCCCGAGGATTGGTCGCTCGGGATCGTGTGCTGGCTCGAGGACGACGCCACGCGGACCGACCTCGCGCACCGGAACTGGGCCGGGATCATCTGGAGCGAAGAACCGGCCGAGCGCTACTTCACCGTGCCCGAGGGGGTGATCCAGCCCGACGTCGCCTACACCGTCACCTGTCAACGGGGTGAGGTGGTGATCGAGCGCATCGCGTGGCATCTCTCCGGTGTCGAAGACGGCGCAGCCGACGTCGCGCTCACCCTCGACCCTGCGAAGCACGTGTCCGACTCGTCTTTCCGTTACTTCGAGCTCGCGGCCTACGAGCGGCGCACCCTCCGTACCGGGGACACGGTCGTGATCCGCGGTGAACCGGGTACCTTCCACCAACCCGGACCGACCCCCGAACTCCGGGTGGCCTTCGGATTCGATCCGGAACTCCTCGCCGACGACGCTCGTGTGTCGGACGACGGGTCCCGCGTCGAGTTCACCGTGCCGGAGTTCCCCCCCTCCGGCGCGACGAGGGCATCGCTCCGCGTCACCCTGGTCAGCGAGGAGGCGGGCTCCGACACCACGCCGACACGGCGGTGGACGACCCGCTGGTACTCGACGCCCGACATCGTCGCCCCCGATCTCGGGTCGTCCGTCCGGCTCGCCCTCAGCCGCAACCGTGGTGTGTCGTTCTGGCCGACCACGGGCACGGCGCGGGTCACCGTTCCGGGTGTGCTCTATCCGACCGGCACCATGACGGTATGGGTCGACGATCGCGCGGTCCGCGAGATCGAGATCGGACCGACGCTCGGGGCCGTGTCGTTCCGCTTGCCGAAGCTGGCGCCCGGCACCTACGCGATCCGCGTGCAGTATTCCGGCGCCCCCGGAGTCGCGGGTTCCATCAGCGCCCCGGCGTCGCTGCACATCCACGTCTAGCGCCGCATTCCCGGAGAATTCGTCGAACTGGGGCTTGTGCCCCCCGTTCGGGGTGCGTCACGCTGTGCACATCCGGGCTACTGGGGGCCCGGGGATCCGCGTCGGGCCGTCACACGGGGGAGACCTCGTGCACCGCGTCCGCCGGGGGACGGGGTGGCGCATGTCCGGTCGGAGCAGGTCGAGCTGGGCGGCCGTCGCCGCCACCGCACTCATCCTCACGGGGGTGGGGATCGCCTCGCCGGCTCACGCCGACGCGCCCCAGCCGACGGTCGACTATCCGGCGGGGTTCGGCGACTCGAGTTTCGAGCACACCTACGGCGCAGACGCTCCCGCGGCTCGGCGGATCGAGATCGGCACGGCCACCCGCACCGTGCGGCTCGACCCGGGATTCGACGTCTTCCTGTACATGAATTGCTTCCTGGAGGCGCCGAACGGCGGCCAGCTCTCCGGCCGCACCTGGCACGAAGAGGAATGGGCGATCACCGACAACCGCCGGCTCCCCGTCCCCGAGGGACGAGTGATCCCGGGTGAGCTCTACGAAGTGTGGTGCGACACCGGGGAGTTCACTTCGGAGCGGACTCGATGGATCCTGTCCGCCGTCGAGGGAGGCCCGACCACGCTCCCGCTGTTCGCGGATGCGTCGAAGGCCGTCGTCGAGCACGAGACCGTGTTCCTCGGTGGCGGGCAGAGCGAGCAGCGCACCCTCGCCGCGGGCGACCGTGTCACCATCACCGGATCACCGGGCACGTGGGCGCGCCAGGGCGAGATCGACACGGCCACCGTGGTCGTCGTCGCATCCGCCGGGTCTGGACGGGTCGAGACCGTACCCGAGATCTCCGGCGACCGGTCCGCCCTTACCTTCGTGGTGCCCGACGAGGCCACGACGGCAGCCCTCACCGGCAGGATCGAATTGCAGGTGCGCGTTGACAGCACGCTGGCCGGTTCGGACACCGTTCCGGCTCAGACGTACTCGGCGTGGTGGGTCGCGGAGGCGATTCTCGTCGACCAGA carries:
- a CDS encoding metal-dependent transcriptional regulator, which translates into the protein MARPPATVVEDYLKAIYAHTEWQDDPVTPSQLAERLGLAPSTVTEMVKKLAAQGLVDHARYGAIRLTDAGRQEALRMVRRHRLIETWLVERCGFAWHEVHDEAEVLEHAMSDRLLDELDRQLGHPTSDPHGDPIPDVHGRVDRPDAVPLAQLSDGRALVARVSDRDPEMLRELTRGGVSPGSIVSAGSLAAAATAIWVIPLDD
- a CDS encoding Nramp family divalent metal transporter, which encodes MSAAPPAAPRAALRVLPLLGPAMVAGVAYLDPGNVASNMTAGAQYGFLLVWVVIVGNAMAWLIQYLSAKLGLVTGRSLPEVLGDRIRHRYARYAYWVQAELVAMATDVAEVIGGAIALQLLFGVPLLAGGVITGVVSMVLLAIHNRRGSKPFERIVSTLVVVIAVGFCAGLVVGPPAAADVVGGLLPRFEDTGSVLLAASILGATVMPHAIYAHSALTRDRFGRVDEGADRATVLRATRIDVTIALVLAGTVNVVILLLAATNLQGVAGTDTLEGAHAALDAALGPVIATCFAVGLLASGLASTSVGAYAGAEIMHGLLRTRVPLLARRAVTLVPALALLALGVDPTLALVLSQVVLSFGIPFVLVPLVWLTAKRELLGSSVNRRGTTLAAAVAALLLIALNVTLLILLATGG
- a CDS encoding cation diffusion facilitator family transporter, coding for MSHDHHSHASGDRRRLVVALAIVATVLVAEVIGALVSGSLALLADAGHMASDAIGLVVALIASVLAARPATDRHTFGFQRLEVLAALVNGVILVAVAFSVGAEAVRRLVADETEVQATPMLVVAALGLAANVVALFVLRGGDRTSLNMRGAYLEVLGDLFGSIAAVVGALIILLTGFASADAIASLVIAGLIVPRAFLLLRDVARVLTESAPRDTDVAEIRNHLLETDGVVEVHDVHVWAITSGSPVFTAHVVVDDALFARGDAGALLARLNGCLANHFDVEHSTFQLEPAGHSAREGNAHR
- a CDS encoding Ig-like domain-containing protein codes for the protein MSTSRRWIRSVLATGAVLTVVVAGVAVPAAAADTGTAAVVEYPAGGDDWPRPEAEYGAPAPEARRIEISPAARTIRVEPEFPEDWSLGIVCWLEDDATRTDLAHRNWAGIIWSEEPAERYFTVPEGVIQPDVAYTVTCQRGEVVIERIAWHLSGVEDGAADVALTLDPAKHVSDSSFRYFELAAYERRTLRTGDTVVIRGEPGTFHQPGPTPELRVAFGFDPELLADDARVSDDGSRVEFTVPEFPPSGATRASLRVTLVSEEAGSDTTPTRRWTTRWYSTPDIVAPDLGSSVRLALSRNRGVSFWPTTGTARVTVPGVLYPTGTMTVWVDDRAVREIEIGPTLGAVSFRLPKLAPGTYAIRVQYSGAPGVAGSISAPASLHIHV
- a CDS encoding Ig-like domain-containing protein; this encodes MSGRSRSSWAAVAATALILTGVGIASPAHADAPQPTVDYPAGFGDSSFEHTYGADAPAARRIEIGTATRTVRLDPGFDVFLYMNCFLEAPNGGQLSGRTWHEEEWAITDNRRLPVPEGRVIPGELYEVWCDTGEFTSERTRWILSAVEGGPTTLPLFADASKAVVEHETVFLGGGQSEQRTLAAGDRVTITGSPGTWARQGEIDTATVVVVASAGSGRVETVPEISGDRSALTFVVPDEATTAALTGRIELQVRVDSTLAGSDTVPAQTYSAWWVAEAILVDQKTSSSVRLALSGEYAVSVRRVTGTARVIAPGTPHPLGTATVVVDGVAVQALQLRDGAGGRVTFTLPLLKRGTHDVSVVYSGTDTIRGSTSPTTSVRVIF
- a CDS encoding DedA family protein is translated as MAPAALIPWLDPETLITAFGPFALLGVCLIVFAETGLLVGFLLPGDTLLIITGLLAFNPDFPVDIWWVCLAIAFAAFLGGEVGYLIGHKAGPRIFERKESGLFSVKNVERTNAFFERFGGLAVIVARFVPIVRTFTPVAAGVGHMNYAKYSLYNAIGALIWGAGLTYGGYLLGYIPPVADFVQEYIDLILLAAVLTAVVPTVFHYIQSSRKARRARTEAAEPVDTASLALSPEYFDQNRENDPKH
- the rdgB gene encoding RdgB/HAM1 family non-canonical purine NTP pyrophosphatase codes for the protein MTRLVLATHNAHKVVELRRILGNRLEGIELVGYDGPEPVEDGTTFAENALIKARAAFAHTGVPSLADDSGISVAALGGAPGIHSARFAGTRDDADNRRLVLERLDGVAERDAEFVCAAAFVAEGFEHVELGRWPGVVGAEERGSGGFGYDPLFVPADGDGRSAAELGADEKDAISHRTRAFTALLDAVGDRLR